Proteins from a single region of Oncorhynchus tshawytscha isolate Ot180627B linkage group LG03, Otsh_v2.0, whole genome shotgun sequence:
- the heg1 gene encoding protein HEG, whose translation METCSLSHVVLARLFLVVLLIVLRPINAWTYTSSTNDMDRTLVTRGYFSPSVTNSEEITALPKYLFTTSGTSKDFREVSSPSPGTEQYHRVRHSDDSETRTLSEDKLATEQNTHLSTVSTRGASEGTLSLSKEQMSSTIVVSTEATTHWEDQTRLAPDHLLETYPGLRVDLRSVTQARLPQDSPDADSSLRQDQSTNRGTAGLGEDQSANRGTAGLGKDQSVNRGTAGLGEDQSANRGTAGLGEDLSANRGTVGLGHGQSTATLRQDQLTDLGTVALPIPIQTDSTYISSTVSRAGERTLLSVISNNTSMYSEDSNSSSQSRASTWNLPTVRTGAGAGAVTIRIPFTGPEHGHDATSGSDSYHHTDSSQEWSGGFASRGTNPLTGPLNVTQQQDLTSLVSEGTPNSTPPLRVVDNHSRRDTDTTDSSQPSRGRTSQTEEGVFASSQPPVLSSEEGPSHPNTSQGGETDRDSPSILVTGSETSTKSSTGPPRTWGEQGETEGVPSLHTEDNTILGLGLTTALPTLRDSATALDDSLSRFLATQPLFIPKTQRPPVATEVLVSTTPVTMTIKSQVTEEEPYIVTMATSTTPTPPLTTTRMVQPSTTTSIEAQTQPTIIPTTTTTETTLGFQSSASTPQPPGTTQTQTQTQGPSTGMSSTDVTTLHLETSTATQGDTTAHSITTTAASSSYSYSVPTRNTVELHTTGKHTDRGTTEIEVTTAPMDIRSTPQSPGSACESGPCLNGGECLPYGVTGFTCDCLSSWTGPTCNEDVDECESGPLGPCPSDSTCVNTRGSFSCECPLGLDMEHGRDCTRAKTFLGTFSFNVPLLSRSATLHEIQREINQLLNASLSILRGYRRSSLSKKGEDGVRISAVNMFSISTDVTSSEVYHIIQMSLNNCNSTAGHCRVVVTHQLSYHVESLCLAQNIQCHPEHSFCTDSNGTAYCQCQPGYFKLNPEDQSCIECGDGLKRVNGTCVRCTFGFGGFNCGNFYKLIAVVVSPAGGGLLLILIIALIVTWCKKDKNDINKIIFKSGDFQMSPYPEFPKINRVSMEWGRETIELQQNGSTKNLLQMTDIYYSPALRNSDLEHNGLYPFSGLPGSRHSCIYPAQWNPSFISDDSRRRDYF comes from the exons ATGGAAACGTGTTCTTTGAGTCACGTAGTCCTAGCCCGTCTTTTTCTTGTGGTCCTCTTGATAGTTCTGAGGCCCATCAATGCGTGGACGTACACCTCCAGCACCAACGATATGGATAGGACACTGGTAACGAGGGGATACTTTTCTCCCAGCGTTACGAACTCTGAAGAAATAACTGCCTTACCAAAATACTTGTTTACAACTTCGGGAACTTCTAAAGACTTTAGGGAGGTATCATCGCCATCACCTGGAACAGAACAATACCACCGAGTCCGGCATTCTGATGACAGTGAGACCCGGACATTGAGTGAAGACAAATTAG CCACTGAACAAAACACGCATCTCTCCACGGTCTCAACCCGCGGGGCATCAGAAGGAACCCTTAGTTTGTCGAAAGAGCAGATGAGCTCTACCATTGTAGTGTCCACAGAGGCTACCACACATTGggaagaccagaccagactagcaCCAGACCACCTACTAGAGACCTACCCTGGGCTTCGAGTGGACCTCAGGTCTGTGACACAAGCCAGACTCCCTCAGGACAGCCCTGATGCTGACAGCAGTCTCAGGCAGGACCAGTCGACGAACCGAGGCACCGCGGGTCTCGGAGAGGACCAGTCGGCGAACCGAGGCACCGCGGGTCTCGGAAAGGACCAGTCGGTGAACCGAGGCACCGCGGGTCTCGGAGAGGACCAGTCGGCGAACCGAGGCACCGCGGGTCTCGGAGAGGACCTGTCGGCGAACCGAGGCACTGTGGGTCTCGGGCATGGGCAGTCAACAGCCACTCTCAGACAGGACCAGTTGACAGACCTAGGAACCGTggctctccctatccccatccaaactgacagcaCCTACATCTCCTCCACTGTGAGTCGAGCGGGAGAGAGGACTTTACTGTCTGTGATATCCAACAACACTTCCATGTACTCTGAGGACTCCAACTCCTCCTCCCAGTCACGGGCCTCCACCTGGAACCTCCCGACTGTCCGCACTGGAGCCGGGGCTGGGGCCGTCACCATCAGGATACCCTTCACAGGACCTGAGCATGGGCATGATGCTACATCTGGGTCTGACTCTTACCATCACACCGACTCCTCACAGG AGTGGTCTGGTGGTTTCGCCTCCAGAGGGACCAACCCACTGACTGGACCTCTCAATGTGACCCAACAGCAGGACCTCACCTCTCTGGTTTCAGAGGGAACCCCCAACTCCACCCCTCCGCTCAGGGTGGTTGATAACCACAGCAGACGggacacagacacaacagactCTAGTCAGCCCTCCAGAGGCAGGACATCCCAGACAGAAGAGGGGGTTTTTGCTTCATCACAGCCCCCTGTGCTGTCGTCAGAAGAAGGCCCCAGCCACCCCAACACCTCTCAGGgaggagaaacagatagagattCTCCCTCCATCCTGGTCACTGGGTCTGAGACCTCCACCAAGTCCTCCACAGGTCCCCCTAGAACCTGGGGGGAgcagggtgagacagagggggtcCCTTCGCTCCACACAGAGGACAATACTATCCTAGGCCTGGGTCTTACTACTGCTCTCCCAACACTACGAGATAGTGCCACTGCCCTGGATGACTCCCTGTCTCGGTTCCTCGCCACCCAGCCTCTCTTCATCCCCAAGACTCAGCGGCCGCCGGTGGCCACAGAGGTCCTGGTGTCCACCACACCTGTTACCATGACAATAAAGTCACAGGTCACCGAGGAGGAGCCCTACATTGTTACCATGGCAACCAGCACCACACCGACCCCGCCTCTTACTACGACGAGGATGgttcagcccagtaccaccactTCCATTGAGGCCCAGACTCAGCCCACCATCAtccctaccaccactaccacggAGACTACCTTGGGTTTCCAGAGCTCTGCTTCCACCCCCCAGCCCCCGGGCACCACTCAGACTCAGACCCAGACCCAAGGGCCCTCAACGGGGATGAGCTCCACCGACGTCACCACCTTGCACCTGGAGACCAGCACGGCCACACAGGGGGACACCACGGCCCACAGCATCACCACCACTGCAGCCTCCTCCTCCTACAGTTACAGCGTCCCCACCAGAAACACAGTGGAACTACACACAACAGGGAAACACACTGACAGGGGGACCACTGAGATAGAAGTGACCACCGCTCCAATGGACATCAGATCTACACCGCAGTCACCAG GTAGTGCCTGTGAGTCCGGCCCCTGTCTGAATGGAGGTGAGTGTCTACCCTATGGAGTGACTGGGTTCACCTGTGACTGTCTGTCATCATGGACAGGACCTACCTGCAATGAGG ATGTGGATGAGTGTGAGAGTGGCCCCTTGGGCCCCTGTCCCAGTGACTCTACTTGTGTTAATACCAGGGGCTCCTTCAGCTGTGAGTGTCCCCTGGGTCTGGACATGGAGCACGGAAGAGACTGCACGCGAG CAAAAACTTTCCTGGGAACGTTCAGTTTCAACGTCCCCCTGCTCTCCAGGAGCGCCACACTGCAtgagatccagagagagatcaaccagcTG CTGAATGCCTCACTATCAATTCTGCGTGGTTACCGGCGCTCTTCTTTGAGTAAAAA aggggaggatggagttCGTATCTCTGCTGTCAACATGTTCTCCATCTCTACTGATGTGACCAGCTCTGAGGTCTACCACATCATACAGATGTCTCTGAACAACTGTAACAGCACCGCTGGACACTGCCGAGTGGTGGTCACTCACCAACTTTCCTATCATG TTGAGAGTCTGTGTCTGGCCCAGAATATCCAGTGTCACCCTGAGCATTCTTTTTGTACCGACTCCAATGGGACAGCCTACTGCCAGTGTCAACCAGGGTACTTCAAACTCAACCCTGAGGATCAGTCCTGCATAG AATGTGGTGATGGTCTGAAACGGGTCAATGGAACCTGTGTCAG GTGCACATTTGGATTTGGAGGATTCAACTGTGGAAATT TCTACAAGCTGATAGCTGTGGTGGTATCGCCAGCAGGGGGTGGTCTACTCCTTATTCTCATCATCGCTCTCATTGTCACCTGGTGCAA GAAAGACAAGAATGACATCAATAAGATTATTTTCAAAAGCGGAGATTTTCAGATGTCGCCGTACCCAGAGTTCCCAAAGATTAACCGTGTTTCTATGGAGTGGGGGAGGGAAACCATCGAGTTGCAGCAGAACGGTAGCACCAAGAATCTGCTACAGATGACAGACATCTACTACTCT CCTGCTTTGCGTAACTCTGACCTGGAGCATAATGGCCTCTACCCGTTCTCCGGCCTGCCGGGCTCCCGTCACTCCTGCATCTACCCCGCTCAGTGGAACCCTTCCTTCATCAGCGATGACTCACGACGCCGGGACTACTTCTGA